The Chroicocephalus ridibundus chromosome 4, bChrRid1.1, whole genome shotgun sequence genome contains the following window.
CAGCTGGATGCCTTCTTCAGCAGAAGACTGTGTGCTCCTGCAGGCCAGAGAACAGGCAAATACCCTGTCAACGGCagtaaatggaaaagaatattAACAGCATATGCTAAATTTCTGTTTCTTAGTTTGAACTGCAAACAAGTTTTCCTCTATGACTAAGCTCAAAGTAATCAGTATGTTGCTTAGGAACGCTTACAAGTGGTTCTGACTCACTtcatccattattttttttttactgttgttcttGTTCATTAATAGAGATGCCCTGGATGCCCTTGGTTTGAAGAGATACTGCTGCCGCAGAATGCTCCTAGCTCACGTGGATCTGATTGAGAAGCTTTTGAATTATGCACCCCTGGAGAAATGAGCTGAAAAAAGTACCATGCTGCAAGCCGCGTGGAACGTATCTCTAATTCTAGACTTGAAACTGGACTTCAGGCAGTAAAGGATGAAAGCCACCTGTAGTGCAACCATTGAGAGATGTTTACCTTCTGGAGAAAATGCTGCCCCGAGCCACAAACgtctttcaagaaaacaaaggaaagatgAAGTCCACTTAACCAAGATTTGGAGATTAAATTAGAAGTTTGGATGCttctttttaaatctgtgtttggAGATGTTTTGTGAGCGTTTAGATGCTTCTACCAGCAAGCTTAAATGTTTGTTCATGtagaaaaattattatatttcattaaaactttgaaataaatgcGGTCTTTCCCTGTACCTTTTTTACAGTTTCTGGATAGAGTTAAGGTATGCTTGGGTCTTGCCATTTGCTTGTGCTGGTTACTTTGAGGCTAGGAGTACCGCTAAGTAATCAGTTCAGTGTTTTGCACTAGGCAGGTAAGGGCATTAGAAACGTAGGACTGAAGCTCAAGGTTCCAGCAACAGGGAGTTGAAAGCTTCCAGAGACAGCAGAGTGCACTTTCCACTGCAATTAAAGTCAACTTGCGCTCTCTACCCCAGTTCTTATAAAACACTGGGGCTGCTGTATTGTAAAAAAAACAGTGAATCAGATGGTGCAGTGCATTTCACTTAGGTAAAACATGTCAAGTGTTCCTGCGGAAAGCACTGGATGTGAGATTTTTACGCACGCTGGTGTGAACAGGATTAAAGTCTTGATCTTGCCAAGCACCTGCACCACTCTGTAGCTGGTACGCAGACAAGCTTTCCGCTTGTTACTCATTTCGTTGGCTTCACGTTGTGCTGCGCGTGCAGTGTGGTACTGCCTGGCCAAATGGAGAGTGCTCTGTCTTCTCCTGGTGGAACGAAATGCTGTGAGGTCAGCTGCACATGTGGGGCTCGTGAAGGTGACCCGCGCCCGGAGACAGGCACTGACCCTGCCACAAGGTCTCACCTTCCCGTCGCACTATTGGCTTGGAAGCTGGACCACGTTGCACGCTGTTCTCTGACATCCAGAAAATGCATCATTTCAGGGAGGGTGCACAGGCAGACACACACACCTTACCTGAAAATGAAGGTCAATTCCTACATCAGGATTCTGTTCAAATGCAGCATTAGCCCATATGCAAATGTGGGACAAATCATTATAGCAGCCTTATAGGAAAACAGGGCGGAACAGGTGATAATCCCTGAGTTTGCAGTCTGTTACTCCTTGGTACAGTTAAACTTTTGGCACTCGCTTATCAGCTGCTGGGTAAGAAGTAGCTCTGTGGATTCTTTTTCATAGTTGAAGAAGAACTAGAAAGAAGTTTTGAACAAAACTTGGGTTTCCAGAAATGGTAACTAATGTGCTTACTGGGTCAGACTTGCACGCACAAGCGTTAAAACTAGATTATCTCAAAATCAGTTGCAGGACGGCTTGCCTTCGGCTATCACCCCACCGGTCTTTACACTTGAACTTGCTTTTCAATTTAGTGCAAGGCAATAGGAGATGTTCCCCAGATTCAGCAGTTCTTTACTGAAGACGTTTTAAAACCATATGCTTTATCCTAATGCAAAGAGAATTTAAGCAATTAATTCTAGCATTTGTTTCATAGTTGGTTGGATAGCTTATGTGCTGCATGCCTGCTGTAGTAGCTAGCTAAATGCactcaaaaaacaaaaataaacttcacTTCTCTTTcaggcaatttttttaaaagggacacGATGAAATATAGGTTGACCTTTCCAAACTGAACGCCTGTAGGACACTTTTCCACGTCACAGTGGAGCGTTACCTGGAGGTACATGCCAGCTCGTtcacaaaaagatgaaaatgccATCCCCGGCCCCGGTTCTGTGAGCCGGACCGAGAGAGCGCAGCAGCCCCGGCTGGCAGAGGCAGCCGTGCATTATGCCGTGTGGAAAGCTGTCCTGCGGCGCTGCCAAAGAACGGCATTAGACGAGCCGACAGGACTTTGTTTCTATCTGCGAAAGCGATTTTCTAATCTAGTTTTCTGCTGTAGAATAACatgtttcttttcaaagctgATGCCAAGCTGTCTGATATGAAAAGCTATGGCTCTTAAATACTTAGAACGAAGATGCAATTTGCAAAAACACAGCAGGCCCCGttcaaaaattcaaagcaaaaagcaaacacacctCGGTTGCTCTCATTACTGTTTCTCAGACAGAAAACAGGGTGCAGAGGAAGACAATGACAGTCTGGTATTGCTCCATCACACAGATGTAACAcaaggaacagcaaaaaaaacctgaGCAGCAAGACTGTCACAGCAGGCATTAATATTAGCTCATGCAGCACATGACAACCCGTCTGCATCACAGCTTTTCCTTGGGACTTTGCAAAGGCAGCATTGAccaaaaaagccatttctgtaaCGTGGCAAAGCAAATGGTCTATCGCGTTCCTATGAAAGGTTGTCTCAAGAGTTTTGTCCTTCGGAGCGgtaggagcagaagcagagcttaAATCTCATTCCATAAAGAGTCAGTGAATTTTTCCATGGATTTCTATAAATCCCAGCTTTCACCCCTGCTCTTTGGTAAGTAGGGAAGTAATTCCCTTTTCGCTGTCATTTCTCCTGGGCTTGCTTTTGCAGCTCTTAATAACATAAGCGTATTAGATCTGCTTTCTAACCTGCTAGATGTCTTTGAGAAGAGCCATTAAATATGCTTACAACAGCCACACTTTTTAAAACCAATGTAAAAGACACGtgtacacacaggaaaaaaaaaaaagcgcctcgTTTTTTCCTGAATCTTAATAAAAAGGAGCCCGTAGCAGAACCAACAGATAGCTAGAAGCGACAACAAAAAGATAAATTGTACTGAATATGCAGCCTTTAATTACATGCAGAAATCTGTCAATTGGAAGAttgctgaaagaacaaaaaatcccaccctttATTCACTTTATAGATAAAGCATTTTGGACATTTTTCAAGTCTGTTTTGAAAGACTCTTGCAGTGATCGCGCTAACCTGTGGAAAAGCAAGCACAATCAGAAGCGTGACAGAAGAACCCCCGTCACCCAGGCTGCAacctccctggggccagggcaGCCTCCGGCAGGACTGTCACATGTCACTGtcacataaaaataatgaagtggtGCCCGAGAAGCACGTGATGGAAGAGGAAGTCGTGAAAGTACAGAGGAATCTGCGTGTGGAGCGCAGCATCTTGCTTCTACCTGGAGCATCAGCACCAAGGTACGTGTGTGCTTAGAAAGCTTTACTTTTCttgaaattacagttttaaacaaaaaaacccaaacctctgtTGTGAGTCCATCTGCAGGATGGAAGTGAAGTGGTTTTGTGCCTACCCGTAACAAGCCTCCAGCCTTACATTTCAGaagttttgctctgaaaaacagCCTCTTGTGAGGGTCTCACCCCCGGTGATCTACTGAGAGACGTGTGCTGGGTTTTTGTTCTTCCCATGACCTTTCCCGAAATGCAGCCTGGAATTGGATACTAGTCTGACTTCTTGTATATGCTTCTTGTCTATATAAAGAAAAACTCTGAAAACCCTGATGACAACCAGAGCACAAACCCCGTAGCTGTAGGTTTCCATAGAGATGCCTAACTAGCCCTGTGGCTACAAATTTACATTTCATTGGTAATAAACTGTGAGGATCCAGAACATGAGCTGCTACTTGCCCTCCAAATagctctacaggaaaaaaataatttttccccacactaaaaaaaaaagccccaaccaaaaCTACTTAGCCTATTTTCCTCTAAAAGCAGTTTAATTCCAAATAGTTTCTAACTTCACTACTGATCTTAGTAAGAAAATAGCACTTCTACTTAGTTCTGTCTCTGAGCAGGCCTATGTACATCCATTTGAGCTTAATTAGCCAGAGAGATTTTTCTTACTCCTGGAACTTCTCAGTTGAGACATCTCCGAGATAATATTGTTTCCACCTGGCTCTGACTGCCCAGATGACGAACACAGCTTTGATGTCCCCTTCAGCGTGTTCGCGCCATGATTTACACTGTGGCTTTGTTTTCAGATCCAATTTCTATTCAATTCCTCCAGCCAgtgagaaagcatttttaattgttcAATAGGGACAGCACAATAGAGATGTTTGAAAAGGAAGGGCAGGAAGCACGTGGCTGAGACTTCGGCTTTGCCGTGCCACGCGGTTTGATGTGTCGCCCACTGAAGTCCGTGGGAGTCTTTTCATTAACTTCAATGTGACTTAAAATGGCCTGGTGGCGTGCGGTGCCTTACACCACTTGAGCGTCCAGGATTAATTTGTTTCATTAAGTTCTGCTAAGAAAAGCTGTTTGAGCTGCCCAAGCCTTAGATACTCAGAGAGCTTTCAGATCTTGCTGCAGACCTCACCTGTGTGCACCTCCAGCACATCaggccataaaaaaaaataaaaataaaaggtaagaaGTTATCTTTGGCTTCAGCAACTCCAGACATCCAGGGGGGAGCTGCAAGGCAACCAGCTTCGCTTTGGGCTAGTGTATGGAAACAGCACAATAATTACATGGGAGCAGGTCTCCTTTAAACCCTCATCCCTTTCTCCTCAGCACTCCCTTGCAGAAATATACAGGGGATGCAGAGCCAAGACATGCCAAGAGCATTAGGTTTCCTACTCCCAATcttatttctccttctccacaAACGCTCATCTTCCAGACTTTATCAGTCACCCATTTTGGTGAACCAGACCTTGTCTTATGCTTGTAGGTCACACGTAGCTGGCGTGAAGACACGGAGCTCCAAAGCACCACATGAGTTTCCCCACAATTTCCTTCCTGATGCATCTGCTCCTGCATTGAACATTATGTCTTGTAACAGGCAAGCTAGAAAATTCATGCAGGGAAGTCCTTCATTTATCCCTCCCAAATATGAAGCAAGTGTTTTAATAAAATGGGTTCATTATTTCCTGCTTTCAGGAGCTGAACAAATAACGATCAAAGAAAGGCATGGAACAGCAGACAAAAAGCTAAAAGCCCAAATACTTTGGGGAGCATAAGAAACCAGCAGTTAACAGCAAACTTCAAAGCAAGCGGCAATGGCTGTGGTCAAGACTTTCCGTAGGCACTAATGATTTTGAATTAACCCATGCCCCACCCTAAGGGCTGGATCTGGAACTAGGAAGAATGAATACTGAATACCCGCTCTTCAGACCTCCGCCTTTTAAAAGCACGTCTATTTGGAGCGCTCCAAGAAatgaactgcttttttaaaaaaatatgaaataaatcgGTGCCAGCAGTAGGACAGCTTTGCTC
Protein-coding sequences here:
- the POLR2L gene encoding DNA-directed RNA polymerases I, II, and III subunit RPABC5, with the protein product MIIPVRCFTCGKIVGNKWEAYLGLLQAEYTEGDALDALGLKRYCCRRMLLAHVDLIEKLLNYAPLEK